In Pectobacterium actinidiae, the DNA window AATATTGCTGCTGAACAATATGCTTTGATTATGATGACGCTTCTTGTTGCTCCGCAGGCGCTGGTGGCGCGGCGTTTTCCGCTATCTGCGGTGCGCTTTCCCCTGCGGGAACACTGGGTCTGATGGCGGCATCGGTCAGAAAATCGATGACGCGCATGAGCGCTTCAGGCGCGGGTTGACGTTTTACCTGCGTGTGAATGCTGTATTTGGCGCGAGTGTCCGTGGCTCGGGTTTGTGCCGATTTGTGTGATACCCGGCCAGCCATTTTGACCTTGAATGCCCCCCATCCCAGCGAGGCCGCCAAATTGCCGTCTTCTCCGGTGTCATCGGATAAAGATTCACTCTGTGTGACTTCAAGCTCGAAATCGATCGTCCCTTCTTCAATAGAAATAATCGGATGGGTAATCGCGGCAATGAGCGGTATGCGCATCGTTTTTGTCACCGAACCTTTTGCGACTCCGCTTTCATCAATAAGCGTTTCGTCGTAGTCGAATTGGATGGCGACGGCTTTATTATTCTGAATGCAGACGGATAATAGAAAATCCGTATAGGCTTTGCTGGCTTGAACCTGGGCGTTAATCATTGCCTGTAATGGCCCGCTAATCATATTTTCCAACGGTAGCGCATTAATAACAGAACCGATAAATTGTGAATCCATCGGAGCCTCCAATTATCTACGAATAGGGTGGTGATGACTGTCAATAAAACATAGCAAAGGGAAGGGGAAATAATACCCGTCAGGGTACGGGGGGACTTTCGCATTCTGGCATAGTCCTTTTGGTATATAGGCAATAATGTCTTTTATTTGTTAAACCCATACTCAGGTATGCGCATTATTTTATGTGTCTTTCCTGGTATTAGCATGACGAACCCATCATTACGTGTTCTCATTTTTATCGCATTAATTTTTCATCGCGTGAGATACCGGAAGTCGCGTTAGAACCATTCCCGCAAAAAGCATCCTTTTACAATATGGAAGGAAAATGATGAAGAATAGAAAAACGGTCTTTGAAATTATTTCTGAATGGTCACTGAAAAGTCCCGAGAAGACGGCGGTGGAATTTAATGGCGACAGGCTGAATTATCAACAACTCGAGTCGCAGTCTCGCCGTTTGGCAGACTATTTATTATCACATTATCCGGATAATAAACGGGGCAGAATTGCCGTCTATCTTGAACCTGGTGTGATGATGCCCGTAGTCTTGCTGGCTATTTTAAAAGCAGGACATACCTACGTTCCCCTCTCGCATTTTCATCCGTCAGAAAGAATTATCCAGATCCTTGATGATTCTTCGACATTTTTACTTATTTCCACGCGAGCGATGTTAAATAAAACGGCCATCGATAAGGTTTTTCCCTCTACGATGGTAGTAGAGGATATCCATTATCCTGCCGAGCCTGTGGCGACGTTGCCACCCGTTTGCGAAAACGATCTGGCTTATATTCTCTATACCTCCGGTTCAACTGGGAAGCCAAAAGGAGTGGCCATCGAACACCGGAACCTGAATTATTATTTGAACTGGTTTAATGAGGATGTGTGGCCAGAGACGCGCGCGACGCTCCCTCTGACATCGACACTCAGCTTTGCCGCCGCTGTGACACAGCTTTATGCGCCTTTATTACGTGGCGACACGCTGTTTATTTTGCCTGCCGACAGCCTGAATGAGCCAGAGGTGTTATTACGCTGGCATCAGCAACATCCAGACGGAGCCATTTATTGTGTGCCGACCGTTTGGGATGAACTGCTGCGCTATCAGGCATCTTCTTCTCACGCGTGGGCATTACCCAAAACGGTTTTTCTCTCCGGCGAGCCTGTCTCTTTTGATTTACAAGAGCGTACCTTCCAGCAGATTTCTGATGTCCGGCTCTTTAATCTGTATGGCCCGACGGAAACGACGGCCAACTGCTCATTTGCTGAATTAAGGCCGGGAAAAAGTGTGACGCTCGGTAAGGCACTGCGTGGCAGCGACATTCTCATCGTGGATGAGAATCTGCGTCCCGTGGCTGAAGGGGAAGAAGGGGAAATTTGCGCGTTCGGTGAAGGCGTCGCCCGTGGCTATATTAACCGCGACGAATTAACACAGCAGCGTTTCTTCACTCATGTTCGAGCTGATAAACGCTCTTGGGGGCACCGCACTGGCGATCTAGGGAAAATGACGCCAGAAGGGGAGATCCTGTATCTGGGACGTATCGATCGCCAGATTAAGATTAATGGCATTCGTATCGAGCCTGAGGAAGTCGAAATCGTGTTACGTCAGCATGGTGATATCGACAAGGCGCTGGTGCGGCCGATTCAGGAAAACGGGCGTCAGCGCCTGGTGGCCTATCTGGTGAGCCGTAACCCGTCGCTTGCTACGAACGATTTGCGTCGCTTCTTGCAGGATAAACTGCCGCGAGCGATGCATCCGTCCCACTTTATTATGCTGGAAACCCTGCCCAAATTGCCTAACGGAAAATTGGATGTGAGCCGACTTCCAGAGCCTTGTCCGCAGCGTCCTGAGTTGGGATATCCTGTTAAAGCCGCAGGTAATGAGCTGGAACAGGAACTGATCGATATCTGGCAAGAGGTGCTTGGTTTTCGTGAACTCGGTGCCAACGATAACTTTTTTGATTTAGGGGGCGATTCGCTTCAGGCGATGAAAGCCAGGCTGCTAATTAGAAAGCGGCTGTTTAGTGAAATTGATTACCCGTTATTTTTCAACAATGCGACGCCCCATCTGCTGGCTTTCATCGTCCCTTACTATGTTAACGATGATGAACCCGCGTTTGACGAGAGCAAGACGGATATCGAGGCGCTCGAACCCTCATCGCAGCAGCGTTATTTTCTGACGCTGGATCAGCTCAGCCCAGAGCCTTCGGTCTATCAATTGGCTTTTCGTCTGGCGATAAAAGGAGCACTGGATGAATCTGCCGTGGAATGGAGTATTCGGCGTATTCTTGAAGGTAATCCGGTACTGCGAACCCGCTTCGATCTGGATCGACTACAGTGCCTTGAGGGGGATTATCCGATTGAAGCGATCCCAATTGAACGGCTGACGGCGTTCTCTCCCGATGGAGAGACGAATACGCTGAGCGACAGACGACTGATGGAACTGGTCAGTACGCCAGAGATGGATGTAGAACACTCGCCGCTCATCTGTTTTCATCTGGTTTCGCTGACGGCGCAGCGGCATATTCTGCTGGGACGTGTACACCATACGGTATTCGACCATGACGCTATTGGTTTGTTCTTCAATCAGTTTGTTGATTACGTTCGTGCTTATAGCGCTGGCGATCGCAGCTATCGAATAGGCTGTGGGGATCGCCATCTGCGCTATCGGCAGCAGCAACGTCGCACCAAAGATCAGTGCTATCCGGGAGAGCGCCAGTTCTGGCTGGATAAAATGGAGGATTACCTGGCAGCAGGGGCCGATGCGACGGCATTTCCGCTCAGTGACAGTCAGGATGGGGAAAATTATTGGTGCATCTTGTCAGATACGCTGACGCAGGCGATAAAGCACTATGCCCAGCAGCATCGTACGACGCCGTTTGTCTGCATGCTAACCGCTTTTACCCTGCTGCTCAAAACGACAAACTATCGTCATGTTCCCATCGGTATTCCGGTATCGAACCGTATGCTGACTGAAAACGCCACCACGATAGGCTGCTTCGTTAACATGGTGGCTTACTACGATGATTCGCCGGTTCAGGAATCTTTCAACACGCTTTTGGCTCGCAGCCAGAATAAGATTCATGCCATTTTAGACCATCAGACGTTACCCTATGATGTGCTAATGGCTGACGTCCGGGCCAAAGGATGGTCTGATAAGCTGCGTTTTCCTGTCAGTTTTAACTATCTGACTGCCATGCCGCCGGCGATAAAAATTAATGAGACTGTCTATCAGATCGCGGATATTGCTCATTGTCAGGCTCGGCTGGATTTAACGCTTTCTGTTTATGATGATGAGGCACTGACACTGTGCTTTAATTATCAGAAAGTGGCTTTTAAAGCGGAAGAGATTGCCGTGCTGTCCCATCAGTACCATCAAATTCTGATGGATATCGTACAGCCAAAAACTTCTCTCTTTCACAGTAGTCTATAGGTCAGATAAACAAGGCGTCCCTTACAGAGACGCCTTCGTTGGGGAAATCCTACATGTATTTGACTGGATGGCCGGACGAATGGAGAAGAGGAATGTGGCGGCAGGAAGGCGGTTCGGCACCTTCCTGTCTGCGGACGACTTACAGCTGAAAATAGGGCATTAATTGTCTGACGAATTTTTGTCATCGGGCATTTTTTTCCGGGCCTCAGTAATCAAATGAACGCCTTTCTTGGCCTGTTTTATTTCCGATGCAACATCCAGAATATCGTTATTCTCCCGATAGCTGAAGAAATTTGCGATTAGCGTAACCAGGCCTACGCTAATCGCGCCAACCAGATAACCTAATCCTATTGCGTTCTCCATTTTACTAATATTAACGTGCAGCAACTCGGCGATAATCCCTACCAGTGAGAAGGCCGCTGAAATGCTGATGATGATAATGATTAATGCGGCAATAAATTTGTCGTAGTTATTCAGTTTCTGCGGTCGCCAAAAGAAGGAAATACTGAGGCCGCCGAATAATCCGGCAACGGATGCAATAATATCACTGATCAGAATGTCATAAATGATAGGAAGTTCTGAAGTATCCATAATATATCCACAATGATTTTTTCTATGAAATAACCTTTTTAAATTTTTACTATTAGCTTGGTGTGATGGATTGTAGGAACAGTGCTTTCTCTGCTTCTCTACGGCGCAGGAGTCCTTCCACAACTTGTTCACCATCTTTGTCCCAACGTGGAAATTGATCGGCAGCGGCGTTATAATTACCCTGATTCAGCAGACGTAATAATGTCGACGTTTCCAGACTTTCTACTCCCAGATTGTAGGTAAATGATGTTAGTGCACCAAATTGATTTCCGTTGAGATCAACATTCACATAATGTTGAACACCGGCTTCCGCTGTTTTTAAGTCCTGCCGTAATAGTAAGTCGGCTTCCTGAAGGGTAATGCCGTTATCAAAATTTTCATGTGGCAGTATTAAATGTCCATACCCAATGGTCCATCTGCCTGCGGTATCGAGATACTTTGTTAATTTCAATCCTTCAAAGCTCTTAATGAGATCGAGACCGGCTTCATTGATCGTGTCTGGAATATTAGCCATTGTTTTTTTCCTTTTGCGTTATTCGGGGGAGAATGAGATTGGTGTATTCATCAATTAACCGCATGATGCTTTCTGGAGGATCCAGCGCAGTGAATTGCATTTCTATATCGACGTGCTGACTATTCCTGCCTTTTTTGTTTTTGCCTGAAGGTGACATGCTGACGTGAAAATTAGTGATGTGATGATCGTCTAAAGATGAGTCTATGTCGTCCTGACTGACCGCATCAGTTCTCACTGTCATTTGTACTTTCATTTTTTCCAGCATCAACCCTCTTGGGGTAGAAAGGGCAACCAGAGGCAGTTCGACGTGGTGTCGGGGATCGAGTTGAATCGCAACCGTCTTTGGGGTTAACACGCCATCAGCGTTACGTTCAAAAAATGGATCGAGAGTTTGTTGATATTGATGAGCGATAAATTGATTGGCGGCTGTGGCTGCATGCTGCATGCCGCGAGCAATGTCCGCTAGCGTCATTGCCTTTGGTGACGTGATGCTATCGTTCAGTGTGGAATGGGAGGGGGCTTTTTGAGTATTATCGCCATTTTCTGTTTTTTTATTTTCCCCCGTTATCCAGTTCTTGAATGACATTTGTTCTCCTTATCTTATTCTTCAGGCGATAAAAACAAATAGCCTGGAGTGAAATAAATGATAATTTGAGAAGACGTTAACAGCTAATGAGGCGGGCGCGTATCAGCCATTGTGTTAAAGGTGTAATGCAATATGGCATAGGCTATTTACCCCCTGTTTTATATTTATTCATGTTTTAAATGTCTTCGGTAAATATTTCTTATCTTTATGAAATCATTACGCCATTAGAACGTGTTTTGAGATAGTATTTCATTGCTAAAAGTATTCCTCTTTGAGTCGGTAATCTAAAAATATCATGTCAGTATGTGCGAATGAATATAGCCCAGTCTATAAGGTAAACGGCATATGCCAAATGGCGTGACATCATATCTTTCAAGATAGGCTAAAACTTCTTAGAGGGTGTTTTTAAATATGGCAT includes these proteins:
- a CDS encoding DUF2589 domain-containing protein, whose protein sequence is MDSQFIGSVINALPLENMISGPLQAMINAQVQASKAYTDFLLSVCIQNNKAVAIQFDYDETLIDESGVAKGSVTKTMRIPLIAAITHPIISIEEGTIDFELEVTQSESLSDDTGEDGNLAASLGWGAFKVKMAGRVSHKSAQTRATDTRAKYSIHTQVKRQPAPEALMRVIDFLTDAAIRPSVPAGESAPQIAENAAPPAPAEQQEASS
- a CDS encoding non-ribosomal peptide synthetase, which gives rise to MMKNRKTVFEIISEWSLKSPEKTAVEFNGDRLNYQQLESQSRRLADYLLSHYPDNKRGRIAVYLEPGVMMPVVLLAILKAGHTYVPLSHFHPSERIIQILDDSSTFLLISTRAMLNKTAIDKVFPSTMVVEDIHYPAEPVATLPPVCENDLAYILYTSGSTGKPKGVAIEHRNLNYYLNWFNEDVWPETRATLPLTSTLSFAAAVTQLYAPLLRGDTLFILPADSLNEPEVLLRWHQQHPDGAIYCVPTVWDELLRYQASSSHAWALPKTVFLSGEPVSFDLQERTFQQISDVRLFNLYGPTETTANCSFAELRPGKSVTLGKALRGSDILIVDENLRPVAEGEEGEICAFGEGVARGYINRDELTQQRFFTHVRADKRSWGHRTGDLGKMTPEGEILYLGRIDRQIKINGIRIEPEEVEIVLRQHGDIDKALVRPIQENGRQRLVAYLVSRNPSLATNDLRRFLQDKLPRAMHPSHFIMLETLPKLPNGKLDVSRLPEPCPQRPELGYPVKAAGNELEQELIDIWQEVLGFRELGANDNFFDLGGDSLQAMKARLLIRKRLFSEIDYPLFFNNATPHLLAFIVPYYVNDDEPAFDESKTDIEALEPSSQQRYFLTLDQLSPEPSVYQLAFRLAIKGALDESAVEWSIRRILEGNPVLRTRFDLDRLQCLEGDYPIEAIPIERLTAFSPDGETNTLSDRRLMELVSTPEMDVEHSPLICFHLVSLTAQRHILLGRVHHTVFDHDAIGLFFNQFVDYVRAYSAGDRSYRIGCGDRHLRYRQQQRRTKDQCYPGERQFWLDKMEDYLAAGADATAFPLSDSQDGENYWCILSDTLTQAIKHYAQQHRTTPFVCMLTAFTLLLKTTNYRHVPIGIPVSNRMLTENATTIGCFVNMVAYYDDSPVQESFNTLLARSQNKIHAILDHQTLPYDVLMADVRAKGWSDKLRFPVSFNYLTAMPPAIKINETVYQIADIAHCQARLDLTLSVYDDEALTLCFNYQKVAFKAEEIAVLSHQYHQILMDIVQPKTSLFHSSL
- a CDS encoding lysozyme, with the translated sequence MANIPDTINEAGLDLIKSFEGLKLTKYLDTAGRWTIGYGHLILPHENFDNGITLQEADLLLRQDLKTAEAGVQHYVNVDLNGNQFGALTSFTYNLGVESLETSTLLRLLNQGNYNAAADQFPRWDKDGEQVVEGLLRRREAEKALFLQSITPS
- a CDS encoding DUF2589 domain-containing protein — translated: MSFKNWITGENKKTENGDNTQKAPSHSTLNDSITSPKAMTLADIARGMQHAATAANQFIAHQYQQTLDPFFERNADGVLTPKTVAIQLDPRHHVELPLVALSTPRGLMLEKMKVQMTVRTDAVSQDDIDSSLDDHHITNFHVSMSPSGKNKKGRNSQHVDIEMQFTALDPPESIMRLIDEYTNLILPRITQKEKNNG